The following are from one region of the Prevotella communis genome:
- a CDS encoding GDSL-type esterase/lipase family protein produces MMNRLLTIVMMSGLSLGAWAQAFDNLPDPIEDVNKVVDNTPDSIAKALMSRPKPGSTRKGSQPVMFLVGNSTMRNGTLGNGNNGQWGWGYFFPKYFDADKIAVENQALGGMSTRTFYTDLWPAIRQALKPGDWVIVSIGHNDNGEFFDQKRARAVIPGVDPDTCYIGFNQRTQKQDTVYSYGTYLRKYIREIRAKGASPILMSLTPRNAYDEKTGKIVRKPQTEWAAYIAAVEGVPFIDLNEISGRKLDSFSRWKVDYHFLGDKIHTSKFGAELNAYSAYMGIVNSRDPKLKALMKFMQIPQKTIWNVDRLSGKPVVFFTGDSTVKNADKDDDGMWGWASQASTVFDENKIQLVNAARAGRSTRSFIREGLWDAVYNALQPGDFVTIQFGHNDICPITDAKARGVIAESKDTLHVYRLDNGTYEVVYSFGWYLKKMIDDCREKGATPILVSLTPRNEWPGGKIERRDGSYGKWYREVVKETGVEFVDLHNISADFLDKKFAKKRLSADKEKAKTEVAQIKEKAGAVYFKKDHTHTSKLGAQMNAQSFAKGLKANKSELAKYLKK; encoded by the coding sequence ATGATGAATCGACTACTTACTATTGTGATGATGTCTGGCTTGTCGCTTGGAGCGTGGGCACAGGCCTTCGACAACCTGCCAGATCCCATCGAGGATGTGAACAAGGTTGTGGATAACACGCCCGACTCAATTGCCAAGGCATTGATGTCGAGACCAAAGCCGGGCTCTACGCGTAAGGGCTCGCAGCCCGTGATGTTTCTTGTTGGAAACTCCACGATGCGTAATGGCACTTTGGGAAATGGCAACAACGGCCAGTGGGGCTGGGGCTATTTCTTCCCCAAATATTTTGATGCAGACAAGATTGCGGTGGAAAATCAGGCCCTGGGCGGCATGAGTACCCGCACATTCTATACAGATCTGTGGCCTGCTATACGTCAGGCCTTGAAGCCAGGCGACTGGGTCATCGTGTCGATAGGTCATAACGACAATGGTGAGTTTTTTGACCAGAAGCGTGCCCGTGCCGTGATTCCCGGCGTAGATCCTGATACCTGTTATATAGGTTTCAACCAGCGCACGCAGAAGCAGGATACCGTCTATTCGTACGGCACCTACCTGCGCAAGTATATCCGTGAGATTCGTGCGAAGGGGGCAAGCCCCATCCTGATGTCGCTGACGCCCCGCAATGCCTACGACGAGAAGACGGGCAAGATTGTGCGCAAGCCCCAGACGGAGTGGGCGGCCTATATCGCTGCCGTGGAGGGCGTGCCCTTCATCGACCTCAACGAGATTAGTGGCAGGAAGCTCGACTCGTTCAGCCGCTGGAAGGTGGACTATCACTTCCTGGGCGACAAGATCCATACGTCAAAGTTCGGTGCTGAGCTCAACGCCTATAGCGCCTATATGGGTATTGTGAATAGTCGCGATCCGAAGTTGAAGGCACTCATGAAATTCATGCAGATTCCCCAGAAGACCATCTGGAATGTGGATCGCCTCAGCGGAAAGCCTGTGGTCTTTTTTACGGGCGACTCGACTGTGAAGAATGCCGACAAGGACGACGACGGCATGTGGGGCTGGGCCTCGCAGGCTTCTACCGTCTTTGACGAGAACAAGATACAGTTGGTGAATGCGGCCCGTGCCGGCCGTTCCACGCGCTCGTTCATCCGCGAAGGCCTGTGGGACGCCGTCTATAACGCCCTGCAGCCCGGCGACTTCGTGACCATTCAGTTTGGCCATAACGATATCTGTCCCATTACGGATGCGAAGGCCCGTGGCGTGATTGCCGAGTCGAAGGACACGCTGCACGTCTATCGTCTGGACAACGGTACCTACGAGGTGGTCTATAGCTTCGGCTGGTATCTGAAGAAGATGATTGACGACTGTCGTGAGAAGGGTGCTACACCCATCCTCGTGAGTCTGACACCGCGCAACGAGTGGCCTGGCGGCAAGATTGAGCGCCGTGACGGCTCGTATGGCAAATGGTACCGTGAGGTGGTGAAGGAGACAGGTGTGGAGTTTGTGGACCTGCACAACATCAGCGCCGACTTCCTGGATAAGAAGTTTGCCAAGAAGCGCCTCTCTGCCGATAAGGAGAAGGCAAAGACTGAGGTGGCTCAAATTAAGGAGAAGGCAGGTGCTGTCTATTTCAAGAAGGACCACACCCACACGTCAAAACTGGGCGCACAGATGAATGCGCAGTCTTTTGCAAAAGGTTTGAAGGCCAACAAGTCTGAGTTGGCTAAGTATCTCAAGAAATAA
- a CDS encoding SGNH/GDSL hydrolase family protein, with product MGLLKWVACWGNATSITDRREAVYAKNLTLRYPVRMPFTGSALRFRFSNLTGTEPVTLTKVFVGHTPITFGGATSVTLQPGKETESDAISYAVNRGDTIDVSMYLADYTQMNSGTLITGPLSKGFYAYGDFAEADELPLDLTRHTNWFYFLNTIDVLTSPDNHAIVCYGDSITAQSWPDYLAQLAFGTNVAIIRRAVSGTRILRQYDCITYQAYGLKGATRFPIEMRVAGATDVIIQHGINDIIHPVGQDVNPFRPWSDLPTVQEMQRGVEDIYVRPAKAMGLKVWSGTLLPIYGWRTYNDKRDAMRQEFNEWLRTSPIFDGCIDFDAAVRSTTNPKAFADGFDSGDHLHPSERAYEAMAQAAAHKLIRHIPSHYDHEELY from the coding sequence ATGGGTTTATTAAAATGGGTGGCCTGCTGGGGCAACGCCACCTCGATTACCGACCGTCGCGAGGCCGTGTATGCCAAGAATCTTACGTTGCGTTATCCCGTACGCATGCCGTTTACCGGTAGCGCCTTGCGTTTCCGCTTCTCCAATCTTACAGGCACCGAACCTGTAACCCTCACGAAGGTGTTTGTGGGTCACACACCCATTACCTTTGGTGGTGCTACCAGCGTTACGCTGCAGCCTGGAAAGGAGACCGAGAGCGATGCCATCAGCTATGCCGTAAACCGTGGCGATACCATCGATGTAAGCATGTATCTGGCCGATTACACCCAGATGAACAGCGGCACGCTCATTACCGGTCCGCTGTCGAAGGGCTTCTATGCCTATGGCGATTTTGCCGAGGCCGACGAGCTGCCCCTCGACCTTACCCGCCACACCAACTGGTTCTACTTCCTCAATACCATCGATGTGCTCACATCGCCCGATAACCACGCCATAGTGTGCTATGGCGATTCAATTACCGCCCAGTCGTGGCCCGATTACCTGGCCCAGCTGGCCTTTGGCACCAACGTGGCCATTATCCGTCGCGCCGTCAGTGGCACGCGCATACTGCGCCAGTACGATTGCATTACCTATCAGGCTTACGGTTTGAAGGGTGCCACCCGATTCCCCATTGAGATGCGTGTGGCCGGTGCTACCGATGTCATCATCCAGCACGGCATCAATGATATCATCCACCCTGTTGGCCAGGATGTTAACCCCTTCCGCCCCTGGAGCGACCTGCCCACCGTGCAGGAGATGCAGCGCGGCGTAGAGGATATCTACGTACGTCCCGCCAAGGCCATGGGGCTTAAGGTGTGGAGCGGTACGCTGCTGCCCATCTACGGCTGGCGTACCTATAACGACAAACGCGACGCTATGCGACAGGAGTTTAACGAGTGGTTGCGCACCTCACCCATCTTTGATGGCTGCATCGATTTTGATGCTGCCGTGCGCAGCACCACCAATCCCAAGGCCTTTGCCGATGGCTTCGACAGCGGCGACCACCTGCACCCCAGCGAGCGCGCCTACGAGGCTATGGCCCAGGCCGCAGCCCACAAGCTGATACGCCACATACCCTCGCATTACGACCACGAGGAGCTGTATTAA
- a CDS encoding MBL fold metallo-hydrolase RNA specificity domain-containing protein — MLDGVKHGFHTSGHADVETLYEVCKAVRPSIGVIPIHKDTGMQYASDNYRVFNEGKFKLDEIDIEVH, encoded by the coding sequence ATTTTAGATGGAGTAAAACACGGCTTCCATACAAGTGGACATGCTGATGTTGAAACACTTTACGAAGTCTGCAAGGCAGTCAGACCTTCTATTGGAGTTATTCCCATACATAAGGATACAGGAATGCAATATGCATCAGATAACTACAGAGTGTTTAACGAAGGGAAGTTCAAATTAGATGAAATAGATATTGAGGTGCATTGA
- a CDS encoding type IV toxin-antitoxin system AbiEi family antitoxin domain-containing protein: protein MTLQKWIEDRAIHGFPTFSVEDVRAADLCSSEQILQNELSRLSSNKTIASVYRGYYVIIPTQYVLRGSVPATYYIDQLMSYLQKPYYVCMLSAAELLGAAHQRPQQFSVMTTFPKRRVVSTRNVTIDWYYRDGLPEEALITKNTETGTIRISNPLLTAADLVQYQQHVGGLSRVATILEELSEQIDINKQFTPLATYVKKVVWQRLGYILENVVGEKNLADDLYEQLRTSSGYFKYQPLSTSAEDNPSSRDSRWKININVEIETDDI from the coding sequence ATGACATTACAAAAGTGGATTGAAGATAGAGCTATTCATGGTTTTCCTACGTTTTCTGTTGAGGATGTAAGGGCTGCTGACTTGTGCTCTTCAGAACAGATTCTTCAAAATGAACTTTCCAGACTTAGTTCAAACAAGACTATAGCCAGTGTATATAGAGGGTATTACGTTATTATTCCCACTCAATATGTGTTGCGTGGATCTGTGCCAGCAACCTATTATATTGATCAGTTAATGTCGTACTTGCAAAAGCCTTACTATGTATGTATGCTTAGTGCAGCAGAGCTACTTGGCGCTGCTCATCAACGTCCCCAGCAATTCTCTGTAATGACGACTTTTCCTAAGCGTCGAGTCGTCTCTACTCGTAATGTAACCATTGATTGGTATTATCGGGATGGACTGCCAGAGGAAGCACTGATTACAAAGAATACAGAGACGGGAACTATCCGCATATCCAATCCTCTTCTAACCGCCGCTGACTTAGTGCAGTATCAGCAACATGTAGGCGGATTGTCACGAGTCGCCACCATACTTGAAGAACTTTCAGAGCAGATTGACATTAATAAGCAGTTTACGCCACTTGCAACTTATGTAAAAAAGGTTGTATGGCAACGACTTGGCTATATACTTGAAAATGTCGTTGGGGAAAAGAACTTGGCAGATGACTTGTATGAACAGCTTCGTACATCATCGGGGTATTTCAAATATCAACCTTTGAGTACATCGGCAGAAGATAATCCATCATCCAGAGATAGTCGATGGAAGATAAACATTAACGTAGAAATAGAAACAGACGATATATGA